In Sorghum bicolor cultivar BTx623 chromosome 8, Sorghum_bicolor_NCBIv3, whole genome shotgun sequence, one genomic interval encodes:
- the LOC110429704 gene encoding WD repeat-containing protein 48, whose amino-acid sequence MHRVGSAGNTAGSTRPRKEKRFTYVLNDADDKKHCAGINCLAYLNGSTFSTSDYLFSGSRDGTLKRWELNNGDASFSATFESHVDWVNDAIIVGEKLVSCSSDTTIKVWNCFSDGACTRTLRQHSDYVICLAAAEKNSNIVASGGLGGEVFVWDLDAALAPVAKSVDAKEDEVPNGNSGPALSTMCSANSSSNIASSNGQSHGYNPIAAKGHKDSVYALAMNDTGTLLLSGGTEKVVRVWDPRTGSKNMKLRGHTDNIRALLVDSTGRYCLSGSSDSMIRLWDLGQQRCVHSYAVHTDSVWALASTPSFGHVYSGGRDQSVYLTDLSTRESVLLCTNEYPILQLSLQDDTIWVATTDSSVYGWPAEGRTPQKVFQKGGSFLAGNLSFSRARASLEGSAPVPVYKEPSFVIPGVPAIIQHEIMNNRRHVLTKDTTGSVKLWEITRGAVIEDFGKVSFEDKKKELFEMVSIPAWFTMDARLGCLSVHLDTPQCFSAEIYAVDLNVAGAQEDLKINLAQETLRGLLVHWSKRKQKSSSHSLPNGDSSIGKDVPSKDSPRSRSEVDDATENHATHVLPSFEFSTVSPPSIITEGSSGGPWRKRITDLDGTEGDLPWWCVDCVTHNRYPKENTKCGFYLHPAEGSPAPNITQGKLSAPRILRIHKVANYVVEKLVLDKPDGGSDSAFVMGLSSAQSQLSALDSSSRLGLKSWQKTKPCIEILCNNQVLSPEMSLATVRTYIWKKPEDLILHYRVVQSR is encoded by the exons ATGCATCGTGTTGGGAGTGCTGGTAACACAGCTGGCTCGACTCGACCGAGAAAGGAGAAGCGGTTCACATATGTGCTCAATGATGCTgatgataaaaag CATTGTGCAGGGATCAATTGCTTGGCTTATCTAAATGGTTCCACATTTAGTACAAGTGACTATCTTTTTAGCGGGAGTCGTGATGGTACCTTGAAAAGATGGGAATTAAATAATGGGGATGCAAGCTTCTCAGCAACTTTTGAGTCTCATGTTGATTGG GTTAATGATGCCATTATAGTTGGAGAAAAGCTTGTTTCCTGTTCCTCAGACACCACAATAAAG GTctggaattgcttctctgaCGGTGCCTGTACCAGGACTCTCCGCCAGCATTCTGATTACGTGATTTGTCTTGCTGCTGCTGAGAAGAAT AGCAATATTGTAGCCTCTGGTGGCCTTGGTGGTGAGGTTTTCGtttgggaccttgatgctgctcttGCTCCTGTAGCAAAATCTGTGGATGCAAAAGAGGATGAGGTTCCTAATGGAAACTCTGGGCCTGCTTTGTCAACAATGTGCAGCGCAAATTCTAGTAGCAATATTGCTTCCTCTAATGGTCAATCACATGGGTACAATCCAATTGCCGCCAAAGGACACAAAGACTCAGTTTATGCACTGGCTATGAATGATACGGGAACACTTCTTCTCTCTGGTGGCACTGAAAAG GTTGTCCGAGTGTGGGATCCGAGAACAGGTTCAAAAAACATGAAATTGAGAGGGCACACTGACAATATCAGAGCCTTACTTGTTGATTCTACAGGGAG GTATTGCCTATCAGGATCATCTGATTCCATGATAAG ACTATGGGACCTAGGACAGCAACGTTGTGTTCATTCTTATGCTGTGCATACTGATTCAGTTTGGGCGCTTGCAAGCACTCCTTCATTTGGTCATGTCTACAGTGGTGGAAGAGACCAATCT GTATATTTAACAGATTTGTCCACAAGAGAGAGTGTTTTACTGTGCACAAATGAATACCCTATTCTACAGTTGTCTCTGCAAGATGACACAATATGGGTGGCAACAACTGATTCTTCTGTTTATGGATGGCCAGCTGAAGGGCGCACACCCCAAAAGGTCTTCCAAAAGGGTGGCTCATTCTTAGCTGGGAATTTGTCATTCTCAAGGGCAAGAGCATCTTTAGAAGGATCAGCACCT GTTCCTGTATACAAAGAACCATCATTTGTTATCCCAGGAGTTCCAGCAATAATTCAACATGAGATAATGAATAATAGGAGGCATGTACTGACAAAG GACACCACTGGTTCAGTCAAATTGTGGGAGATCACCCGCGGTGCTGTTATTGAAGACTTTGGCAAG GTTTCTTTCGAAGATAAGAAAAAGGAGTTATTTGAGATG GTAAGCATACCTGCTTGGTTCACCATGGATGCTCGATTAGGATGCTTGTCTGTCCACCTGGATACTCCACAATGCTTTTCTGCAGAAATATATGCGGTTGATCTAAATGTTGCTGGAGCACAAGAAGATCTCAAG ATTAATTTGGCTCAAGAGACCCTTCGGGGTTTGCTAGTTCATTGGAGTAAAAGGAAGCAGAAATCTAGTTCGCACAGCTTGCCTAATGGTGATAGTTCAATAGGGAAAGATGTTCCGTCAAAAGACTCACCCCGGTCAAGATCTGAGGTGGATGATGCCACTGAAAATCATGCAACTCATGTGCTTCCATCATTTGAGTTTTCTACAGTTTCACCTCCCTCAATTATCACGGAAGGTTCTAGTGGAGGGCCTTGGAGAAAGAGAATTACCGATTTGGATGGAACTGAGGGTGATCTTCCATGGTGGTGTGTGGACTGTGTTACTCACAATCGATATCCAAAGGAGAATACAAA ATGTGGCTTTTATTTACATCCTGCTGAAGGCTCGCCTGCGCCAAACATAACTCAAGGGAAGCTTAGTGCTCCACGGATATTGCGAATTCATAAG GTAGCTAACTATGTGGTTGAGAAACTTGTGCTTGACAAACCGGATGGAGGCTCTGATAGCGCGTTTGTTATGGGATTGAGTTCTGCTCAATCGCAGCTCTCAGCGCTAGATAGTTCTTCGCGGCTTGGACTAAAGTCATGGCAAAAAACAAAGCCATGTATTGAGATATTGTGCAATAACCAG GTTCTATCACCAGAGATGAGTTTGGCTACAGTGCGAACATATATATGGAAGAAGCCAGAAGATTTGATTCTTCATTATAGAGTGGTCCAGTCGAGATGA